The sequence AAATACTGTTCATATAGTCCTCCTTTCAATTTTATTGTAAGATTCTACATTCCTAAGATAATTAGGACGAGCACTAATTTAAATAACTTACTTTTTTAGTTCATATTCGAACTGTTTAAATATATTATATCAGTTCTTTTATGTTCTGTCAATAGTATTTTTTAAATAATTATTAGAAAATATTATTCATATTTCAAATAATATTATTAGAACATTTTTGTTGCTATTTTATTTTTATTATGATAAAATATATTTATAAAATATAATTTGGGTGGTGTAATTATGATTTCTGGAAAAAAATTAAAAAAACTTAGACTATTACGGGGTTTAACACAAAATCAATTAGCCATTAAATCTGGCATAACCGATGCAGCAATAAGAAACTATGAGTTAGGGAATAGATCTCCTAACAAAGAACAACTAAGAAAAGTTGCAGAAGCTCTTAATTGTGATATATCAGCATTAATTGACCACGAAGCTAACTCGCCTTTTGAAATAATGCAAATAATTTTTGACTATGAAAATGACATGAAATTTAGGCCTATAACAGGAGGCGGAGAAACAACAAGTCTGTTATCCAATGATATTGATTTTAATAATTTTCTAATAGAATGGGATGAAATGAGGAAAAAACATTATAATGATGAAATAACAGATGAAGAGTTTGAAGAATGGAAATTATCATATCCAAAAAAATCAAGATTTTTAAAATAAAAATATGTACGCAAAAAGACCGCAGCTTGAAGCTACGGTCTAATTTTTTTACATTTCTTTTTCAAATTTAGAATGCCAAAATACTGCATATATTTGTATAGAAAGATAGATTGCAACTAGTATTATTATTTGTAACTCATCAACACCCATCAATGAAAACATAATAAGCATGGCTGCAAAGAGATAGGTCATTAAGTCGTAGGCCTTTGCCTTTGATTTTTCTGCAATCAATACGTTTCTTTCGTCCTTCTTATCAATTTCAAGCTGTCTTATTAACTCTTTGTTATTTTTTGTAGAGAAATATTTAATTATATTTCCCATGAAATGTCCGAAAACTCCACATCCAATACCGATAAATAAATACGGAATAGCGAGGACTGTCTTATTTACACTATCGATGCTTTTGTGAAGATAGAATCCCGTTAAAACCAGTGCTACTCCAAAAAATACTAAAATCCAATCTTTTAAGATGCTTTTGTTTCTATTCATTTTCTTCCTCCTCATAAATAAAAATATCTTCAATTGTCAATTTAAAAAATTTAGCAATTTTAAAAGCTAAAATAATTGAAGGATTATACCTTCCATTCTCTAGAGAACCGATGGTCTGCCTTGACACTTCAAGGATATTTGCCAGTTCTTCTTGAGTAATTCCTTGACTTTTTCTAATTTCTTCAAGTCTATTTTTCACATTTAATTACCTCCCATCAAATGACAAGTTAACTTTACATATATTATAATTCTTTTTAGAGTAAATGTCAAGTAAACTTTCCATTTTTTGTGATGATAAATTTTATTTATGGTGTTGGTTTAATATAAATTTTTGATATTTTGTTTAGTCTTATTTCTGGTCTTTTTCTTGCCATAAAAATTCCTCCTGATTATGATTATCTAATCAGGAGGAGTTTATATACACAAACTAATTCAAAGTCTCAATTTTTTGTCCAAATGTAAACCACTTGGAACTATTATTCAATTTATTCTTTTTTACTTCCAGTACCATTTGAGTACCAGTAGCCATTTTTCATTCTCTATATAGCTTGTAATCAAGCCATTTTAGAAAATTTTGCGATTACTCCCACTCGATTGTTCCTGGTGGCTTCGATGTTATATCATACACCACTCTATTAATTCCTTTTACCTCATTTATGATTCTATTTGAAATTTTTGCAAGTATATCCATATCTATAGGGTAGAATTCTGCTGTCATGCCGTCGGTGCTTGTTACTGCTCTTAGGGCGCATACGTAGTCGTATGTTCTTTCGTCGCCCATAACGCCTACTGTTTTTATGTCTGGTAGCGCTGCAAAGGCTTGCCAAATCTTTCTATATAGGCCGTTTTTCTTTAGCTCGTCTATATAGATGGCGTCTGCTTCACGAAGTATGTTTAGTTTTGCCTCTGTAATCTCGCCTATAACTCTGATGGCAAGGCCTGGTCCTGGGAATGGATGTCTATAGATAAGGTCTTCATCTAGTCCAAGTTCAAGTCCTATGGCTCTTACTTCGTCTTTGAATAACTCTCTTAGTGGCTCTATAAGTCCTTCGAAACCTATGTCATCTGGAAGTCCGCCAACGTTGTGGTGACTTTTGATGACTGCTGAACCGTTTGTGCCTGATTCAACTACGTCTGGATATATGGTTCCTTGTACAAGGTAGTCAATCTTACCAAGCTTCTTTGCTTCTTCTTCGAAGACTCTGATAAACTCCTCGCCTATGATTTTTCTCTTCTTTTCTGGTTCGGATACTCCAGCTAATTTGTCTAGGTATCTCTTTTGTGCGTTCACTCTTATGAAGTTGATCTTGAATCTGTTCTTAAATATCTCTTCAACTTGATCGCCTTCATCTTTTCTAAGTAGACCGTGGTCAACGAAGATACATGTTAGCTTGTCACCTATCGCCTTGTGCATAAGTACTGCGGCTACTGATGAGTCAACTCCTCCTGATAGTGCAAGTAGTGCCTTCTTGTCTCCAACTTTTTCTCTAATCTCTTTAACTTTATTTTCAATGAAATTTTCGCTCGTCCAGTCGCCCTTAAGACCTGCTATGTCATAAAGGAAGTTTCTTATCATCTTGTCGCCGTCGATGGAGTGCTTTACTTCTGGGTGGAATTGCACTGCGTATATCTTTTTTTCTTCGTTTTCCATCGCTGCGATAGGACAGTTGTCTGTCGATGCTATGCACTTAAAACCTTCTGGTAATTTGGATATGTAGTCTGTGTGACTCATCCAAACTTGACCGCTCTCTACACCCTTAAACAGCTTTGACTCTTCATAGTGGCAGATGGTCTTGCCGTACTCTCTGTTCTTCTCTGAACCCTTCTTTACCTCTCCACCTAGTAGGTGTGCTGTTAATTGAGCCCCATAACATATACCTAAGATAGGTATGCCTAGTTCGAATATCTCCTTCGATATTGATGGTGAGTCATCTAGGTAGGCTGAGTTCGGTCCGCCTGTAAAGATTATTGCCTTAGGCTTCATTGCTTTTATCTCTTCAACGCTCTTAGTGTAAGGAATTATCTCTGAGTAGATATTGTTCTCTCTAACACGTCTTGCGATTAATTGCTTGTATTGTCCTCCGAAATCTATTACTAAGACTAAATCGTGTTTCATTTAATCACCTCTTTCAATAATTATATCACAAGTTTATTTTTAAAGCTATAAGTTTATCAAATAAGTTACAATTTTATCGATATTGTTATATAACTATAGTAAAGTGGTATAATATATACAAAGGAGATGATATTATGCTTAAAAGATTAAATGTACTTGTTTGTGCTATCATCATTATGGCTATAGTGGTATCGGCTATGCCAGGGCGTGCGCTTGCACAAGCAAAGACTAGTGATGCAGCTTCTGATAAGGCTGTAGAGAAATTAGTTTTAAAAGCAAAAGAGGTATTTAATATCAAAGACGTCTACGACAATTTCGAGGTCAATAGTTCGACTGACAACGAATACGGCACTATATACAACTTGTCATGGACTAAGAAGGACGGCTCGAGTGATGTTAATGTCAGCATATCAAAGGATATGCACATCACTAATTACAACATTTACGATAACAAAAAGTATGAGACGCTTAAACCAAATTATTCATATGATGCTTTGAAGAAATATGCTCTTGATATGATCAAAAAGATTGACCCAGTAAATGCTAAGAGCCTTAAGCTAAACGAAAACTCTTATCGAAACATCGACAGTGACAACGCATACAATTTTAACTTCGATAGATATGTAAATGGTAAACATGTTTTAGGTGACGTCGCAAGCATCACAATCAGCTATCTTGACAAGAGCATACAAATGTACTCACTAAACTATAACCATGGTTTTGACTTTTCAAAGACTGATGAGTTCGACTCTCTTAAGAGCAATTTAACTATGGACGAGGCTATCAAGATCTACAAGGACAATGAATATCTAAAGCCTATGATTAAGTTTGTGATCAATGAAAAGAAGGAACCAAGGCTTACTTTTAAGACTATATATAGCAACGAGTTAAATGCAAACTACTATGTTAATTCGACTACTAAGAAATATGAGCGCTACAACT comes from Fenollaria sporofastidiosus and encodes:
- a CDS encoding helix-turn-helix transcriptional regulator, which codes for MKNRLEEIRKSQGITQEELANILEVSRQTIGSLENGRYNPSIILAFKIAKFFKLTIEDIFIYEEEENE
- the guaA gene encoding glutamine-hydrolyzing GMP synthase produces the protein MKHDLVLVIDFGGQYKQLIARRVRENNIYSEIIPYTKSVEEIKAMKPKAIIFTGGPNSAYLDDSPSISKEIFELGIPILGICYGAQLTAHLLGGEVKKGSEKNREYGKTICHYEESKLFKGVESGQVWMSHTDYISKLPEGFKCIASTDNCPIAAMENEEKKIYAVQFHPEVKHSIDGDKMIRNFLYDIAGLKGDWTSENFIENKVKEIREKVGDKKALLALSGGVDSSVAAVLMHKAIGDKLTCIFVDHGLLRKDEGDQVEEIFKNRFKINFIRVNAQKRYLDKLAGVSEPEKKRKIIGEEFIRVFEEEAKKLGKIDYLVQGTIYPDVVESGTNGSAVIKSHHNVGGLPDDIGFEGLIEPLRELFKDEVRAIGLELGLDEDLIYRHPFPGPGLAIRVIGEITEAKLNILREADAIYIDELKKNGLYRKIWQAFAALPDIKTVGVMGDERTYDYVCALRAVTSTDGMTAEFYPIDMDILAKISNRIINEVKGINRVVYDITSKPPGTIEWE
- a CDS encoding helix-turn-helix domain-containing protein — its product is MISGKKLKKLRLLRGLTQNQLAIKSGITDAAIRNYELGNRSPNKEQLRKVAEALNCDISALIDHEANSPFEIMQIIFDYENDMKFRPITGGGETTSLLSNDIDFNNFLIEWDEMRKKHYNDEITDEEFEEWKLSYPKKSRFLK